A window of Phycodurus eques isolate BA_2022a chromosome 5, UOR_Pequ_1.1, whole genome shotgun sequence contains these coding sequences:
- the LOC133403383 gene encoding proton myo-inositol cotransporter-like isoform X7 produces MCSSRFANVMGIKNCNSVEDDGERRLISSPSLDPLTRKPRMQHFVYVLAFFSALGGFLFGYDTGVVSGAMLLLKREMKLNMLWQELVVSSTVGAAAITSLSGGFFNGLLGRRKCTLLSSFTFTIGGFIMTFAPNKEVLLVGRIIIGLGIGVASMTLPVYIAEVSPPHMRGQLVTVIIVLVTAGQFIATVVDGAFSYMSRDGWRYMLGLSVVPSILQFVGFLFLPESPRWLLQKGKQQEARQVLSRIRGCQDVDEEFDYIRASIEEEEKGLQGQGGGLIILRILSHRPTRRALIVGCSLQMFQQLTGINTVMYYSATILQMSGVREERRAIWLSALTSGTNFLFTSLSIWFVDRVGRRKLTLASLTGTVLSLTVLSVGFLLAAQYSPAVTLRPLNSHNSSCVLYGSCGDCMLNPACGFCYRENSSSGVFDSTCLPVNPKSTGHSAWGRCANLTDAPEGPFWAYNFCPTSYSWIVLAGLILYLAFFAPGMGPMPWTINSEIYPLWARSTGNACSAGVNWIFNVLLSLTFLHIAELITYQGIFFAYMGFTVLGVVFTFGCLPETQGLQLEDIENLFMGPFCSCGASSDFNNQNIQYIRVKGNNYLPSDNDTSDID; encoded by the exons ATGTGTAGTAGCAGATTCGCCAACGTCATGGGCATCAAGAATTGCAACTCAGTGGAGGATGATGGCGAGCGGCGCCTGATCAGCTCGCCGTCGTTGGACCCCCTGACCCGGAAACCCCGCATGCAGCACTTCGTCTATGTGCTGGCCTTTTTCTCGGCCCTGGGCGGCTTCCTCTTTGGTTACGACACCGGCGTGGTGTCAGGCGCCATGCTGCTCCTCAAGAGGGAGATGAAGCTCAACATGCTCTGGCAGGAGTTGGTGGTCTCCAGCACGGTGGGGGCGGCGGCCATCACCAGCCTTAGCGGCGGCTTCTTCAATGGGCTGCTGGGCCGTAGGAAGTGCACGCTACTGTCCAGCTTCACCTTCACCATCGGCGGGTTCATCATGACGTTTGCGCCCAACAAGGAGGTGCTCCTGGTGGGCAGGATCATCATCGGCCTGGGGATTG GCGTGGCCTCCATGACGCTCCCCGTCTACATCGCTGAGGTGTCGCCCCCTCATATGCGAGGCCAGCTGGTCACAGTCATCATCGTCCTCGTCACTGCCGGACAGTTCATTGCCACCGTGGTGGACGGCGCCTTCAGCTATATGAGCCGTGACGGCTGGAG GTACATGTTGGGTCTGTCGGTGGTGCCCTCCATCTTGCAGTTCGTGggcttcctcttcctccccgaAAGCCCCCGCTGGCTCCTGCAGAAGGGCAAACAACAGGAGGCCCGCCAGGTCCTGAGTCGCATCCGTGGCTGCCAGGACGTGGACGAGGAGTTTGATTACATCAGGGCCAGCatcgaggaggaggagaaggggtTGCAGGGCCAGGGAG GGGGACTAATCATCCTGCGCATTCTCAGCCATCGGCCCACCCGCAGGGCTCTGATTGTGGGGTGCTCCCTGCAGATGTTCCAGCAGCTGACGGGCATTAACACGGTCAT GTACTACAGCGCCACCATTCTGCAGATGTCAGGTGTGCGCGAGGAGAGACGGGCCATCTGGCTGTCGGCCCTCACCTCCGGGACCAACTTTCTGTTCACTTCCCTCAGCATTTGGTTCGTGGACAGAGTCGGACGCAGGAAGCTGACGTTGGCCAGCCTCACGG gtaCCGTTCTGAGTCTCACCGTTTTGTCAGTCGGTTTCTTGCTTGCAGCACAGTACTCTCCTGCTGTTACGTTACGGCCGCTCAACTCCCACAACTCCTCCTGTGTATTATATGG CTcctgtggagattgcatgttgaACCCCGCTTGTGGCTTTTGCTACCGTGAGAACAGCAGCAGTGGTGTGTTTGACTCCACCTGCCTGCCCGTCAATCCAAAGTCCACCGGGCACTCAGCGTGGGGACG GTGTGCCAACCTGACAGATGCGCCAGAGGGTCCGTTTTGGGCCTACAACTTCTGCCCCACATCTTACTCTTGGATCGTCCTGGCGGGCCTCATCCTCTACCTGGCTTTCTTTGCTCCAG GAATGGGCCCCATGCCTTGGACCATCAACTCTGAGATTTACCCGTTGTGGGCCCGCAGCACCGGAAACGCCTGCTCAGCCGGAGTCAACTGGATCTTCAATGTCCTCCTCTCACTCACCTTCCTTCACATCGCAGAGCTCATCACCTATCAAG GTATTTTCTTCGCGTACATGGGCTTCACCGTTCTGGGCGTGGTCTTCACCTTTGGCTGCTTGCCTGAGACGCAGGGCCTGCAGCTGGAGGACATCGAGAACCTGTTCATGGGCCCGTTCTGTTCCTGCGGTGCCTCATCGGACTTCAACAATCAGAACATCCAGTACATCCGGGTAAAAGGCAACAATTACCTCCCGTCCGACAACGACACTTCCGACATAGACTAG